Within the Novosphingobium pentaromativorans US6-1 genome, the region CGTGAAAAGCGCGGCTGATGAGAGGATTGCGGGCATGATTGAATCGCAGAAACCAAGGCTCTCCCTGATTCGGATCGTCGAGATGAATCTGGGTTTTTTCGGCCTGCAGTTCAGCTTCGGGCTGCAGCAGGCGAACATGGGGCCGATATACGGCTATCTTGGCGCAAACGAAGCGACGATGCCACTGTTATGGCTTGCAGGCCCGGTCACCGGCCTGGTCATCCAGCCGATCGTCGGCGCCATGAGCGACCGCACGCATTCGCGCCTGGGCCGCCGGACGCCTTACTTCCTGGTGGGGGCCATCCTCTGTTCGGCCTGCCTGTTCCTGATGCCCTTTTCCTCGGCCCTGTGGATGGCGGCCTCGCTGCTATGGCTCCTCGATGCGGGCAATAACATCACCATGGAACCCTACCGCGCTTATGTCGCGGATCGTCTTGCGAGCGAGCAGCACTCGGTCGGATTCCTGACGCAGAGCGCTTTCACGGGCCTTGCCCAGACGCTGTCCTACCTTGCCCCGTCGCTCCTCGCCGCAGTGATCGACCGCAACCTCCTCGATCCCAATGGTATTCCCGTGATCGTGCGGATGGCCTTCCTGATCGGTGCGGTCCTCTCGATCTCGACCATCCTGTGGTCGATCCTGAGGGTGCGCGAACTGCCGCTCAGCCCCGCGGAACGCGCCAAGCTCGACGCAAGTCCCCTGACGGCAGGCGCCACATTGCGCGAAATCGGCGATGCCATCCGCGAGATGCCGGCCCCGATGCGTCAGCTCGCGCTTGCCATGCTGTGCCAGTGGTATGCGATGTTCACCTACTGGCAGTTCATCGTCTTTGCCGTCGCACGCGCGCTTTACGGGACCCATGATGCCTCTTCGGCAGGATTTCGCGATGCCACGCTGACGGCGCAGCAGGCCGGTGCCTTCTACAATGGCATTGCCTTCGTTGCCGCGCTTGCTCTCATCCCGCTGGTTCGTCGATTTGGCGCCCGCGCGGTGCACGTCGTTTGCCTGAGCGCCTCGGGCGCTGCGATGCTGGCCATTCCCGGTGTCGATAGCACCGCGTTCCTATTCGCCGCGATGGTCGGCATCGGGTTGGGCTGGGCGGGCATGATGGGTAACACCTATGTCATGCTGGCAGGCTCGATCCCGCCCGAGCGCACGGGCATCTACATGGGCATATTCAACATGTTCATCGTGATTCCCATGCTGATCGAGAGCCTCACCATGCCGCTGCTCTACGGTCCGCTCCTGGGCAGCGACCCGCGCAATACGCTTTATCTTTCCGGCGGGCTGATGCTGTTGGGGGCAATCGCGACGCTGCGCATCCGCCTGCCGCGTTCCGGCGAGGCAGTTGGCGCAATTCCTCCGGCACATGGCGGGGGATGAATTTTGGTTCCCCTCTCGGGCCTCGTGGGCCTATGTCCTCGATCATGAAGTCAGGTCGCAGATTAGACGAGGATCCGGTCACGAAAGACGGGGCCGAAATCACGAAGGTGAAGACTCTTGCCGATCTCGGCAAGATCGCCGGAGTGACGGCGGGCACCGTTTCGCGGGCGTTGGCGGGCTCGGAGCTTGTCAACAAGCGTACGCGCGAGCGCATCCTCGCACTGGCCCACGAGCACGGATTCCAGCTCAACCAGATCGCCAGCAAGCTGCGATCGAAGCGCACGGGAATGATCGGGGTCGTCATTCCGCTGGGACACGAACGCAACCAGCACATTTCCGATCCGTTCTTCATGACCCTGCTTGGCCATCTTGCCGACGAGATCACCGAGCGAGGCTACAGCATCGTGCTGGAGCGCGCGATACCGGAGGAGAAGCCCGACTGGCTGGACCGCATCTGCGGTTCGGGCATGGTCGATGGAGTCATCCTGATCGGCCAGTCCAACCAGTTCGCAACGATCGAGCGGATCGCCGAGACGTATCGTCCGCTCGTGGCCTGGGGAAGTTACCAGGAGGGCCAACTTCACTGCGCGGTGGGCACCGACAACCGTGCAGGCGGAGAGATCGCAGCACGGCGACTGCTGGCAGGCGGGGCGACGCGCCTGGCATTCCTGGGCGAGACGACCGGTGTTGAAATCGCCGAGCGCTTCGCGGGCGTGAAGGACGTGGCGGACGAGGTCGGGGCCTCGCTGGTCCACTTGCCCTGCCACATGTCGTTCGAACTCATGACCGGCGAACTGGAAAGTCTGCTTGCCCAACATGACGGGGACTTCGACGGCATCATTGCAGCGTCGGACCTCATCGCCATGACCGCCCTCAAAGTCCTCTACGGTCTGGGCAAGCGGGTGCCAGAGGACGTCCAGGTGATTGGCTATGACGATCTGCCGCTGGCCGCGCAGACCATGCCTCCCTTGACGACGATCCATCAGGACATTTCCGGCGGCGCAAGGGAGATCGTCCAGCGCCTGCAGTCAGCTATCGCCGGACGGGACGTTGCCTCGCTGGTCATGGCTCCCAAACTCATCGAACGCGAAACGACGCGCGGGCTGGCCTAGTGTCGGCGGATCAGACATGCGCCATGTCGGACGGTTCATCCGGCATGGCGGTCACAGTCAAGACTTGTTCAAGGCCATTGCATCGAGAGGATCGCCGTTTGCGGCACTGGCGCGGTAAGTCAGTGTCCCGCCGTCGACGCAAATGACCTGGAAAGCCTGGGTTCGGGAGGCAATCTTGCGCGCCCAGGGCAGATCGGCCACCTCGTTCATCACAGCACTTTGCAGTCTCAAATCGCACCTGTGCCTGTCTCAAGACCGACGGAACGTACAGAGAATAAGCGTTTGTTTTCTGTATCTTCAGCTGTTCAACAGGGACAACAGAAAGCGCAGAGTCCGGTTACGGAAACTTGCCGAGGATCCAAGCGTCCATTGCTTCGATGATTAGGGACCAGTTTTGTCAAACAGGGCAATTCCTGCCATTTTCTTGCTGCGCGCAGCGCCCTTGAGCGCGCGGCCCGGTTTCGCTATCGCAGTGCACCGATGGCTTTTCCGCGTCGCCTCAAGCTGGACCGCATCGCTGCGATGCTTGTCCTGTCGCTCGCACTCCTGTTTGCGAGCGCGATGGCGTGGTCGAACATGGTCGTCGAGCTTCAGCACGCCCCGGGACAGGCGGATGAGCACGAAAGCGTTCTGCTCAGCAGCCTGACCGCACAGCTCGATCATCTGGACGATCATTTCCCCGATCGGGATGACGAGGACGAAGCGGGCGGCGCACTGCAGGGGCACCATCACCACTCCGGCGATACAAATTCGGCAATCCCGGCGGACGCAGGCCATGCCAATCAGCTCGCCATGGCTGACGCGGGCCCGCACGCGATCGGGCCCGATTGCGCCAAGCCCGGATCGGAGCTTACCGGTCTCGAGCGTCCTCCCCGTTTCATGACCCTGAACGCCTGAACCCCGCGCTGACCGGGCGCGGGATGTCCCACGCTCGTCCGCGAGGCTTCATGTCATGTTTTCGAACCCTTCCGCGCGCCTTGCCGCGCGCCTGATACGTCTGGCGCCCCCGTGCGCCGTCATTCCGCTTGTCCTTTCGGCACAGGCCGCCAGTGCGCAGGGGATCACCCTGTCCGAGGCGCTGTCGCGTGTCGCAACCACCAACCCGACCCTGCAGGTGAACGCTGCCCGGCTCGATGCCGCCGATGCAGCGGTTGCGATTGCGGGTGTGCGACCGCGCGATAGTGTCGGCATCGAAATCGAGGATTTTGCCGGCACAGGCACGTACGGCCCGCTTGAGCAGCAGCAGACCACCGCGTGGTACGAACGCACCTGGGAGCGCGGGGGCAAACGCGAAGCGCGCCTGAGTTCCGCCCGCGCCGAACTGGGCGTCGCCGGCGAGCGCAACGCACTGCGCATGCTCGACGTGCTGGCGCAGGTGCAGTCCGCCTGGGTCGAGGCTCTCGCTGCCGAGGCGGGCATCGCCATAGCGCAGCAGCAACTGCAGGTGGCCGAGCAGACACAGGCGCAGGTCGGCCGCCGGGTGGCCCGGGCGCTCGATCCGCTGTTCGCCGCCGAACGTGCGAAGACTGCGGTGATCGAGGCGAGGATCGCGCTCGATCAGGCACGCAGGCTGGCCCGCCTGTCGCGCGCCAGCCTCGCCGGCTGGTGGGACGGCAACGAGGATTTCACGCTGGCGACCGACCCGTTCTTTACGGTGCAGGAAACCGGGCCCTCGGCTGCCGACAGCCCCGACCTGACGCTACTGTCCGCCGAGCGGGAAGCGGCCGAGAGCCAGGTTCGCCTCGCGCAGACGGGCAACACCGGTGACGCCACGGCCCGGATCGGTATTCGCCACTTTGGGCAGGGCAACGATGTCGCCCTCATGGTCGGCGGCTCGATCCCGCTGGGCAGCCGGGCGGCCAATCGCGGCAATGTCGCGCGCGCCTCAGCCGAGAGCCGCGCCGCCGAGGCCGAGATCGCGGTCGCGCGGCTGCAGATCGGCCGAGAGGTGGATCGCCTTGTTGCGCAGCGCGCGGCACTGGCGAGCGAAATCGCCCGGATCGAGCGCGATGTCCTCCCGTCGGCACAAAAGGCGCTGCGCTTGGTGCGTGACGGTTTCGCGCGCGGGGGCACGGCTTTCACGTTCCTTGAAATCAACCAGGCCCAGCAGGCCCTGATCGATGCCCGGTCCCGGCGCGTCGACCTGCTGCGGCAGTTCCATCTCGCAGGCGCGCGGCTCGACCGACTGACCGGCCGCCACGCATCCCTCGTTTCCAGCACGGAGATCCGCCGATGATCCGCTCGCTTTTCTGTGTGAGCTCGCTGCTCGCCCTGTCACTGCTTGCCGCTTGCGGCGAAGATGCCGCCCATTCCGACCATGCCGAGACCGAGGGCGAAGCCCATGGTGCCGGCGCTGACGAATATGAACGCGGGCCCCACCGTGGCCGCATGTTGCGCGATGGCGATTTTGCGCTCGAAGTGACCATCCAGGAAGACGGCACGGAGCCCGAATTCCATGTCTATGCCTACCGCGGCGATGAACCGCTTGCGCCCGCAGAGGTGCAACTGGCCGTGGAACTCAAGCGCCTTGGCGGGGAGGTCGACCGCTTCGCCTTCGCCCCGCGCGAGGATTACCTGCGCGGGAAGGGCGTGGTTCGCGAACCGCACAGCTTCGATGTCAAGGTTCGTGCCGTCGAAGGCGGACGCACCCATTCCTGGTCCTACGCTTCCTATGAAGGGCGCACGACGATTTCCGCGCAGGCAGCCCGCCAGGGCGGCGTTGAGACCAGCAAGGCCGGTCCGGCGCAGATCGCGGAACTGGTCGAGCTTTCCGGCCGGGTGGAAATCACGCCCGAAGGCCAGGCGGACGTGCGCGCGCGCCTTCCGGGACAGATCATGTGGCTGAGCGGCCAGCTGGGGCAGGCGGTTCGCAAGGGCCAGGTGCTGGCGCGGGTCGAATCCAGCCATTCGCTGCAGACATACGCCATTCCTGCGCCGATTGGCGGGATCATCGTCGAGAAGAATGCCAATGTCGGCGACGTGACCGGCGATCGCGCGCTGTTCGTGATTGCCGATCCCACGAAGCTGCATGCCGAGTTTTTCGTCTATCCGCGCGATGCCGAGCGGGTGCGTGTCGGCCAGGCCGTCACCGTGCGCAGCCTTTCGGGCGATGCGCAGATGACGGCCGAGGTGGAGGCGATCCTTCCGACCGCGGACCTCGCCAGCCAGACGGTTCTGGCGCATGTGCACCTGCCGCCCGCCGCGGCCAACGTGTTCCGGCCGGGGATGGGCGTGAACGGGACTTTCACCGTCGCTGCGGCTGATGTGCCGCTGGCGGTAGAGACGAAGGCGATCCAGCGCTTCCGGGACTTCGATGTGGTCTATGCCAGGGTTGGCGATACCTACGAGGTCAGGATGCTGCAGATCGGGCGGCGCACCCCGGAATGGACCGAGGTCCTTGGCGGCCTCGAGCCGGGCACCGAATACGTCACCGACGGCGCTTTCCTGATCCGCGCGGATATCGAGAAGTCGGGGGCCAGCCATGACCACTGAGCCATCCGCCGGCAAACCGCACGTGCTTGAACGCATCATCGCCGCCTCCATCCGTTTTCGCTGGATGGTCCTGAGCTTCATCGCGCTTTCCTGTGCCGTCGGCATATGGGCCTTCCAGCGCCTGCCCATCGATGCGACGCCCGACATCACCAACGTGCAGGTCCAGATCAACAGCGAGGCGAAGGGCTTTTCCCCGCTGGAAGCCGAGCAGCGCGTCACGTTCCCGGTCGAAACGGCCATCGCCGGCCTGCCGGGCCTGCAATATACCCGCTCGATCTCCCGCTACGGTCTGAGCCAGGTGACGGCCGTCTTCGCGGACGGGACGGACATCTACTTCGCCCGCCAGCTGGTGAACGAGCGGCTCCAGACCGCGCGCGACCAGTTGCCCGATGGTGTCGCGCCCGAAATGGGCCCGATCGCCACCGGTCTCGGCGAGATCTTCATGTACACGCTGGAGGCCGAGCCGGGCGCGCGCAAGCCCGACGGCAGCGGCTATACGCCCGAGGATCTGCGCACCCTGCAGGATTGGGTGATCCGCCCGCAGCTTCGCAACACGCCCGGCGTCACCGAAGTGAACAGCATCGGCGGCTTCGAGCGGCAATATCACGTCACACCGCTGCCTGACCGGCTTTCGGCCTATGGCCTCGCTCTCGGCGATGTCGTGACCGCGCTCGAACGCAACAATGCCAATGTCGGTGCGGGCTATATCGAGCGTTACGGCGAGCAGTACCTGGTGCGCGTGCCGGGGCAGGCATCCAACCTCGACGATCTGCGCTCGATCATCGTAACCAACCGGGGAGGCGTGCCGATCCGCATTGCCGACGTTGCCGACGTCGTCATGGGCGAGCAATTGCGCACGGGCGCTGCAACCGAGAACGGCCGCGAGGTCGTGCTCGGCACCGTCCACATGCTGGCGGGAGAGAACAGCCGGGTCGTCGCCCAGGCGGCAGCGCAGCGGCTCGAGGAAGCGGCAAGGGCGCTTCCGCCCGGTGTCAGGGCCGTGGCGATCTACGACCGCACAGACCTTGTCGAGCGCGCGGTCGCGACAGTCGAGAAGAACCTCGTCGAGGGGGCTCTGCTCGTCATCGTCATCCTGTTTCTCCTGCTCGGCAATATCCGCGCTGCGCTCATCACCGCGGCGGTGATCCCGATCACCATGCTGATGACCATCACCGGCATGTTGCGTGCCGGCGTTTCGGGCAACCTGATGAGCCTGGGCGCACTAGACTTCGGCCTGATCGTCGATGGTGCGGTCATCATCGTCGAGAACTGCCTGAGGCGCTTCGGCGAGGCACAGCACGATCGTGGTCGCCTGCTCGACCGCGGTGAACGCTTTGCGCTGGCGGCTTCGGCTACTTCCGAGGTTATCCGGCCATCGCTGTTCGGCGTGCTGATCATCGCGCTCGTCTACGTGCCGATCTTCGCGTTGACCGGCGTGGAAGGAAAGATGTTCCACCCCATGGCGATCACCGTCGTCATGGCCTTGAGCTTTGCGCTCGTCCTGTCGCTGACTTTCGTTCCGGCTGCAGTGGCGCTGTTCGTCACCGGCAAGGTGGAGGAGAAGGAGAGCCGCCTCATGATCCGGGCGCGACGGATCTACGAACCTGCGCTCGATGCAGCTCTGCGCCTGCGCAAGGCCTTTGTCGCGGGGGCCGTCGTCCTGGTCGCGATTGCGGGCCTCTCGGCAACGCGGATGGGAACGGAATTCGTTCCCAACCTCGACGAGGGGGACATCGCGCTGCACGCGCTGCGCATTCCGGGGACCAGTCTCACGCAGGCAGTGCACATGCAGACGGCGCTCGAGGCACGGCTGAAGCAGTTCCCCGAAGTGGATCGCATCGTCGCGAAAATCGGCACCGCCGACATTGCGACAGACCCCATGCCGCCGTCTGTCGCCGATACGTTCGTCATGCTCAAGGACCGCGCCGAGTGGCCCGATCCACGCAAGCCGCGCGAGCAACTCGTGCGCGAGATGCGCGAGGCGGCGATGACCGTGCCGGGCAACAATTACGAATTCACCCAGCCCATCCAGATGCGCTTCAATGAACTGCTCTCCGGTGTTCGCGCCGATGTCGCGATCAAGGTCTTCGGCGACGATCTCGATACCCTGCACGAAATCGGCAAGTCGATCGAAGGCGTCGTCGAGCGCATCGACGGCGCGCGCGACGTCAGCGTGGAACAGGTGACGGGCCTGCCGGTGCTGCAGGTCACACCCGACAGGGCGGCGCTGGCCCGCCTCGGCCTCAATGTCGGCGATGTGCAGGAAGTCGTGGCCATCTCCATCGGCGGTGCCGAGGCGGGGGCGATCTTCGAGGGCGACCGGCGTTTTCCGCTGATCGTCCGCCTGCCCGAGGACATCCGCGGCGAGGCCGACGAGATCGGTCGCCTCAGGATCCCGCTTCCCGGCGAGGACGGCCAGCCCCGCGGCTTCGTGCCGCTCAGCGACGTTGCCCGGGTGGACGTCGTGATCGGCCCCAACCAGGTCAGTCGCGAGGACGGCAAGCGCCGGGTCGTCGTTTCAACGAACGTGCGCGGTCGCGATCTCGGCTCGTTCATCGACGAACTGCGCGAGAAGATCGATGCCGAAGTCGAAGTTCCGGCCGGTTACTGGGTGAGCTACGGCGGGACCTTCGAGCAGCTCATGTCCGCGGCAGAGCGCCTGCGGCTGGTGGTGCCGGCGGCCCTGCTGTTGATCTTCGCCTTGCTCTTCGCCCTGTTCCGGTCCGCGAAGGACGCCGGCATCGTCTTCTCCGGCGTGCCGCTGGCCCTGACCGGAGGCGTAGCAGCGCTGCTGCTTCGCGGCTTGCCGCTCTCGATCTCGGCAGGCGTCGGCTTTATCGCCCTGTCGGGCGTCGCCGTGCTCAACGGTGTCGTCATGCTGAGCTTCATCCGACAGCTGCGAGAGGCAGGCCGCCCCCTGGACGAAGCCATCCGTCAGGGCGCGCTCACCCGCCTGCGCCCGGTGCTCATGACCGCGCTGGTCGCCAGCCTCGGCTTCGTTCCGATGGCCCTCAACGTCGGCGCCGGCGCCGAAGTACAACGCCCGCTGGCAACAGTGGTGATCGGTGGCATCATTTCCTCCACCCTGCTGACCCTGCTGGTCCTGCCTGCGCTCTACCGGATCGTCCATCGGCGCGAGGCGGAACCGGAAGCGGGTGAGCAACAGGAAGAGGTGCTGGAAGGCTGATCCGCACCTTCCTATCCAGTGGACGCGCCGTCGAAGTCCTATAGAACTCGGCGGCGCGTTCGGACTCGAAAAGAACGGTGGATTGGAAAGCATGAGCAAGGTCACTGTCATTCTCCCGTTCTTCAACGAACAGGGATGGATCGGGCCGACCGTTGAAAGTCTCGCGGCGCAAGGTGACCGTCATTTTCGGCTGCTGCTCGTCGACAACGGTTCGATCGACGATGGGGCCATGGAAGCGGCGCGTTCAGGTCAGTCACTGGGAGACCGTTTTCAGATTGTCGCGTGCAACATTCCCGGGAAGATCAACGCCATGCAGGCAGGTCTGGCCCTTGTGGATACGCCTCTGGTCGCAATTTGCGATGCCGACACTTTCTATCCTCCGGATTACATCGAACGCATCATCGCAATCTTCGAAGGTGACCCGGCGGCGGCTGCGGTCATGGCAATCGACCTGTATGCACCCCGTCCGGATCCGGCATCCCGAGAGCGGGTGGAATTCATCATGCACAAAAGCCGTCGCTTCGCGGACAAGTGCCATGCGGGTGGCTATGCTCAGGCGTTTCGAACGGATTGGCTACGCGCCGCCGGTGGCTTTGACACTGGACTCTGGCCCTATGTTCTCGAGGATCATGAGGTCGTGCACCGGGTCGGCAGGTTCGGACACTCTGTCTATCATCCCGATCACGTGTGTTTTCCGTCGGAGCGCAGAACCTCACGAGATTCGGTGAGTTGGACGCGCTGGGAGCGTCTCTTGTACCGGTACATGCCTTCTACCGGGATGGACTGGTACTTTTATCGTTTCCTTGCCCACCGCCTGAGGTCGCGCAAAAGCCTCGGAACGGCTCTGCGGCAAAAGACTTGGTGATTGCCGCTCGTATCGCTGCCAAAGGCAATCGATGATCAAAGGCCCGACTGAAAGCGGAATTATGCGACTTAGAACTGAGCCGAGACCATCAGTCTGTCGCCGCCGGCGTCGTAGCGGATATCGAACCCGGCGGCGCGCAGATCGGCGAAGCTGACGTAGTCGGCCGCAGCGGAAGAGCTTGCCAGTCTTTCGAAGGTTTCCGGTGCCATCTGGTCCTTCACTGGCGCGAGCAGGTCGGCGAGTTTTACCGACAGGTCGCCCGTCATGCCGATGCGGACCGTCAGGCTACCCGCTGGCATTCCTTCCAGGCTGAGCCCGGCTACGTGCATGATGTGATCGCCCACAACCCGATCAGGTACTTTCGCGAGTTTCGGTGCCTTTTCCATGCGCGGCTTGGCAAGGCCTGCGTCGGTCGGGTTCTGCGCGCGCAGAGGCGAAACGCCCGAATTCCTGGCTGGCTGGCGGGCCGGGGCCAACTTGGCAAGGTCGAACTGGCGCACTTCCTCGGGCTGCGCGAACATTCCAAGTCCCTCGCTCTGGGATAGCGGTCCCGCAGCCACTGCGGGGCCGGCGTCGGGCTTTGCGCTTGAGACAAGCGATTGCTCTGGAGGTGTGACTGGAGCCGATTGCGCAATCGGCGGCGCAATCGGCGGTGCAATCTGTTTCAACGTGGCATCAGGCTGGAGGAGGCCAGGTTTCGACAGATCCGTGGTCGGCGGGGGCAGGGCAATGCGCACTGCGTCGAGCGGTTCGGTCTGTTCCACCTTTCTTGCCTGTGACTTGGCAAGTTGATCCGGCGGAAGGTTGCCTTGCGGACTGGTGCCAAGCACACTCGATGATGGCGCGGAAGGCTTGGTTCGGGCCAGTTGCGAAGTATCGGGCGAGGGAGCGACGACGACTGGGATGACGGGAGGTGACAAGGCTTCCGGCTGGAGGTCGCGCGTCCCGGTCGCGGCGTAGGCCGCGCTCGTCGGGGCCAATGCAGTCGTCAACTCGGCTGCGCTTACCGTAGCAGCTTGCGTCAGGGCCTCCGCGGAGTTCCCAAAGCTGGTGCTAATCGTCGGTGCTCCGCCGAAGCTCGGTGCGGTGAGACGAAGGGGCTTCACTTCCAGTCTGCCCATCCATTCGCCAACGGTCCCGTTGGAAACGGTTACGGCGGGATAGGTAACCGTGAAGCCGGCCATCCCCGTTGCCAGGGCGAGGGCAAGCACGCGCAGGTCCGGAGTGCCCGGGTGTCCCTTCGTGAAATCCATTCCCATTGCGATGTTCATGACGGTCCCCTCCGTTCGTTCGATCGCAAGCCCCAGAGATGTAACGGACGTTTATCGCCGCAATTCATCCTGTTGACAAAC harbors:
- a CDS encoding MFS transporter, with the protein product MIESQKPRLSLIRIVEMNLGFFGLQFSFGLQQANMGPIYGYLGANEATMPLLWLAGPVTGLVIQPIVGAMSDRTHSRLGRRTPYFLVGAILCSACLFLMPFSSALWMAASLLWLLDAGNNITMEPYRAYVADRLASEQHSVGFLTQSAFTGLAQTLSYLAPSLLAAVIDRNLLDPNGIPVIVRMAFLIGAVLSISTILWSILRVRELPLSPAERAKLDASPLTAGATLREIGDAIREMPAPMRQLALAMLCQWYAMFTYWQFIVFAVARALYGTHDASSAGFRDATLTAQQAGAFYNGIAFVAALALIPLVRRFGARAVHVVCLSASGAAMLAIPGVDSTAFLFAAMVGIGLGWAGMMGNTYVMLAGSIPPERTGIYMGIFNMFIVIPMLIESLTMPLLYGPLLGSDPRNTLYLSGGLMLLGAIATLRIRLPRSGEAVGAIPPAHGGG
- a CDS encoding LacI family DNA-binding transcriptional regulator, with amino-acid sequence MSSIMKSGRRLDEDPVTKDGAEITKVKTLADLGKIAGVTAGTVSRALAGSELVNKRTRERILALAHEHGFQLNQIASKLRSKRTGMIGVVIPLGHERNQHISDPFFMTLLGHLADEITERGYSIVLERAIPEEKPDWLDRICGSGMVDGVILIGQSNQFATIERIAETYRPLVAWGSYQEGQLHCAVGTDNRAGGEIAARRLLAGGATRLAFLGETTGVEIAERFAGVKDVADEVGASLVHLPCHMSFELMTGELESLLAQHDGDFDGIIAASDLIAMTALKVLYGLGKRVPEDVQVIGYDDLPLAAQTMPPLTTIHQDISGGAREIVQRLQSAIAGRDVASLVMAPKLIERETTRGLA
- a CDS encoding TolC family protein, which codes for MFSNPSARLAARLIRLAPPCAVIPLVLSAQAASAQGITLSEALSRVATTNPTLQVNAARLDAADAAVAIAGVRPRDSVGIEIEDFAGTGTYGPLEQQQTTAWYERTWERGGKREARLSSARAELGVAGERNALRMLDVLAQVQSAWVEALAAEAGIAIAQQQLQVAEQTQAQVGRRVARALDPLFAAERAKTAVIEARIALDQARRLARLSRASLAGWWDGNEDFTLATDPFFTVQETGPSAADSPDLTLLSAEREAAESQVRLAQTGNTGDATARIGIRHFGQGNDVALMVGGSIPLGSRAANRGNVARASAESRAAEAEIAVARLQIGREVDRLVAQRAALASEIARIERDVLPSAQKALRLVRDGFARGGTAFTFLEINQAQQALIDARSRRVDLLRQFHLAGARLDRLTGRHASLVSSTEIRR
- a CDS encoding efflux RND transporter periplasmic adaptor subunit — protein: MIRSLFCVSSLLALSLLAACGEDAAHSDHAETEGEAHGAGADEYERGPHRGRMLRDGDFALEVTIQEDGTEPEFHVYAYRGDEPLAPAEVQLAVELKRLGGEVDRFAFAPREDYLRGKGVVREPHSFDVKVRAVEGGRTHSWSYASYEGRTTISAQAARQGGVETSKAGPAQIAELVELSGRVEITPEGQADVRARLPGQIMWLSGQLGQAVRKGQVLARVESSHSLQTYAIPAPIGGIIVEKNANVGDVTGDRALFVIADPTKLHAEFFVYPRDAERVRVGQAVTVRSLSGDAQMTAEVEAILPTADLASQTVLAHVHLPPAAANVFRPGMGVNGTFTVAAADVPLAVETKAIQRFRDFDVVYARVGDTYEVRMLQIGRRTPEWTEVLGGLEPGTEYVTDGAFLIRADIEKSGASHDH
- a CDS encoding efflux RND transporter permease subunit, producing the protein MLERIIAASIRFRWMVLSFIALSCAVGIWAFQRLPIDATPDITNVQVQINSEAKGFSPLEAEQRVTFPVETAIAGLPGLQYTRSISRYGLSQVTAVFADGTDIYFARQLVNERLQTARDQLPDGVAPEMGPIATGLGEIFMYTLEAEPGARKPDGSGYTPEDLRTLQDWVIRPQLRNTPGVTEVNSIGGFERQYHVTPLPDRLSAYGLALGDVVTALERNNANVGAGYIERYGEQYLVRVPGQASNLDDLRSIIVTNRGGVPIRIADVADVVMGEQLRTGAATENGREVVLGTVHMLAGENSRVVAQAAAQRLEEAARALPPGVRAVAIYDRTDLVERAVATVEKNLVEGALLVIVILFLLLGNIRAALITAAVIPITMLMTITGMLRAGVSGNLMSLGALDFGLIVDGAVIIVENCLRRFGEAQHDRGRLLDRGERFALAASATSEVIRPSLFGVLIIALVYVPIFALTGVEGKMFHPMAITVVMALSFALVLSLTFVPAAVALFVTGKVEEKESRLMIRARRIYEPALDAALRLRKAFVAGAVVLVAIAGLSATRMGTEFVPNLDEGDIALHALRIPGTSLTQAVHMQTALEARLKQFPEVDRIVAKIGTADIATDPMPPSVADTFVMLKDRAEWPDPRKPREQLVREMREAAMTVPGNNYEFTQPIQMRFNELLSGVRADVAIKVFGDDLDTLHEIGKSIEGVVERIDGARDVSVEQVTGLPVLQVTPDRAALARLGLNVGDVQEVVAISIGGAEAGAIFEGDRRFPLIVRLPEDIRGEADEIGRLRIPLPGEDGQPRGFVPLSDVARVDVVIGPNQVSREDGKRRVVVSTNVRGRDLGSFIDELREKIDAEVEVPAGYWVSYGGTFEQLMSAAERLRLVVPAALLLIFALLFALFRSAKDAGIVFSGVPLALTGGVAALLLRGLPLSISAGVGFIALSGVAVLNGVVMLSFIRQLREAGRPLDEAIRQGALTRLRPVLMTALVASLGFVPMALNVGAGAEVQRPLATVVIGGIISSTLLTLLVLPALYRIVHRREAEPEAGEQQEEVLEG
- a CDS encoding glycosyltransferase family 2 protein, whose amino-acid sequence is MSKVTVILPFFNEQGWIGPTVESLAAQGDRHFRLLLVDNGSIDDGAMEAARSGQSLGDRFQIVACNIPGKINAMQAGLALVDTPLVAICDADTFYPPDYIERIIAIFEGDPAAAAVMAIDLYAPRPDPASRERVEFIMHKSRRFADKCHAGGYAQAFRTDWLRAAGGFDTGLWPYVLEDHEVVHRVGRFGHSVYHPDHVCFPSERRTSRDSVSWTRWERLLYRYMPSTGMDWYFYRFLAHRLRSRKSLGTALRQKTW